In Bradyrhizobium guangxiense, the genomic window GGAAGGCCGTAACAACTCCGAGAGCGGCCTCGCCCGCGGCAGGTAGTGACGATTCGTCCGTGATGTCCCCGATGCCGATGATCTTGGCCGGATCCAGCCCTGCCTCCTTGAACTGGCGGAGAAAGATCGGCGTCAATTCGCCGGCAGCCATGAACACGAAGATGCCATCCGGGTTCGCGTCCTTGATGCGCTGGATATAGGCGGAGAAGTCCGTGGCCTTGAGCGGCGCCCGCACAGATCCGGCAATCACGCCGCCGGCCGCTTTGTATTCACGGACGAACATCGCCTCCGCATCGAGGCCCGGCTCGTATTCATGCACGAACGTATATACGGATTTCAGCTTTTGCTTGGCGGCGTAGAGCGCGAGCTGCTGCGCCATTTCGGTGGTCGTGAAGCCGAACCGAACGGCGAAGGGATGCTTGGCGAGGATGCCCGAAGTTGCCGAGTTGACGATGAGGAGGGGCACCTTGGCGCTGGTCGATAGCGGCGCAACAGCCATTGTGTTGGGCGTGTAGTCCATTCCTGCGAGGAAATCGACATTCTCGCTGACGATCAGCTCCTGGGCCAGGCGGCGGGCCACGTCAGGTGCGGGTCCCGTCGTGTCGCGCTTGATGATCTCGATCCTGCGACCGGCGACCGTAGTGCCGAACTTGCGGAAAAACACCTGGATCGCGGCATCGGACGCGGCGCCGGCCGCGGCGCCCGGCCCGGTATAGCTCATCAGCCAGCCGATCTTCAGCGGACGGTCGTCGGCCTTTGCCTGAATGCTGACGGCCAACATGGCCGCGGCCACGATTGCGATCCTGGCGATCATGCCGCTTATCCTCCCTTAGACTGATCATGCGGGGTCTCTCCCGGACCCTTGATACAAATTAGACCATATGGAAAATATATGCAAGATAGCGCGAGGCCGGTGGGGCTGCCCTAGCAGGACACGGTCTGACAGAAGCGAGCACAAGGGAGGGGAGATGAACGCAGATATCGGAGTTACGATCGCGAAAGCCCGCGAGCATTCGATTGGCGATCTCTTGCGCCGCTCGGCTGCCCGCGAGCCGAGCAAGCTAGCCTTGAGCTGCGGCGCGGTGCGCTGGACGTTTGCCGAACTGGACGCGATCTGCAATCGACTGGCGCGTGGCCTACCCGGCCTCGGCGTCGGGAAGGGCGACCGTCTCGCCGTGCTGTCGCGCAACTCGCATGCCTTTGCGGCGCTGCGCTTCGCGGTAGCGCGGATCGGCGCGGTGCTGGTGCCGATCAACTTCATGCTCAATCCCGACGAGATCAATTTCATCCTGAAAAGCTCCGGCGCCAGGCTGCTCGCGACCGGCCCCGATTTCGTCGAGGCCGCACGCGCCGCGAGCAGTAAGGGCTGCGCGGTGGAGAAGCTCATCTGGTTGCCGGGCGAGGATCCCGCTGCGCAGCCGGCGGGCCTCACCAGCTTCGACGATCTTCTCGATGCCGACAGCTCGTTGTTTGAGGCCTCCGTCGACAGCCGCGATCTCGCACAGATTGTTTACACCTCGGGCACGGAATCCCTGCCCAAGGGTGCGATGCTGAGCCATGAAGCCGTGATGTGGCAGTATGTGA contains:
- a CDS encoding ABC transporter substrate-binding protein; this encodes MIARIAIVAAAMLAVSIQAKADDRPLKIGWLMSYTGPGAAAGAASDAAIQVFFRKFGTTVAGRRIEIIKRDTTGPAPDVARRLAQELIVSENVDFLAGMDYTPNTMAVAPLSTSAKVPLLIVNSATSGILAKHPFAVRFGFTTTEMAQQLALYAAKQKLKSVYTFVHEYEPGLDAEAMFVREYKAAGGVIAGSVRAPLKATDFSAYIQRIKDANPDGIFVFMAAGELTPIFLRQFKEAGLDPAKIIGIGDITDESSLPAAGEAALGVVTAFHYTPTHDSEVNREFAAAFNAVAQGRPLGFIPVVSYDVLRAIYTVVDAQKGDLNPERTIELLKQTRFESPRGPIAIDPSTREIVQNIYFRRVENRDGQMVNLEFATIPDVKDPGSAR